In a genomic window of Flavobacterium sp. KACC 22761:
- the gldG gene encoding gliding motility-associated ABC transporter substrate-binding protein GldG → MKASNKLNLKTLGITIFILIVLNVLGSLFFHRFDLTKDKRYTLSETSLNIVKQVKNPLSIKIYMQGELPADFRRLQQETKQLLEEFQAYNSNIVFEFVNPMENEDESMEMIKSLYQKGLTPVNITVDDKGKQSQAMVFPWAIAVYDNKEVNIPLLKNIMGANTEQKVKGSIQHLEYSIADAINKITKAKQKKVAYIKGNGELNEVHVANMLRQIKESYYIGPFTLDSVAKDPNGTLNALKKYDLAIISKPTEAFSDEEKEVLDQFVMNGGKTIWLIDQVAADMDSLYNQAGATLAYPRDLNLNDMFFKYGIRINPDLVKDEIGSPLKLATGEQGSATQYQEFKWKFAPIVIPASQHPIVKNLGGIKFDFANQIDTLKNGIKKTVLLQSSPYSKKIGAPTEINLNIVTEKTSPKDYLNKGNLAMAVLLEGSFHSAFQNRVLPFKESSFLAQGKPNKMIVIADGDLARNQLDKNMMPVELGYDQRTGNLYDNKDFMMNCINYLLDDTGLINIRSKDVELPLLDKEKVYENYTATQFITIGLPILILLVFGLVFTFLRKRKYSK, encoded by the coding sequence ATGAAAGCATCTAATAAATTAAATTTAAAAACATTAGGCATTACAATTTTCATTTTAATTGTTTTAAATGTACTTGGAAGCTTATTTTTTCACCGTTTTGATTTAACAAAAGACAAACGATATACTTTATCTGAAACTTCATTAAATATTGTAAAACAGGTTAAAAACCCGCTTTCAATCAAAATTTATATGCAGGGCGAACTTCCTGCAGATTTCAGACGTTTACAGCAGGAAACCAAACAATTACTGGAAGAATTTCAGGCTTACAACAGCAATATTGTTTTCGAATTCGTAAATCCGATGGAAAACGAAGACGAAAGCATGGAAATGATAAAATCACTTTATCAAAAAGGCTTAACACCTGTAAACATAACAGTTGACGATAAAGGAAAGCAATCTCAGGCAATGGTTTTCCCTTGGGCAATTGCCGTTTACGACAATAAAGAAGTTAATATCCCATTGTTGAAAAACATCATGGGAGCTAATACGGAACAAAAAGTGAAAGGCTCCATTCAGCATTTGGAATATTCAATTGCCGATGCAATCAATAAAATCACCAAAGCAAAACAAAAGAAAGTAGCTTACATAAAAGGAAATGGCGAATTAAACGAAGTGCACGTTGCTAATATGTTGCGTCAAATCAAAGAAAGCTATTATATTGGGCCTTTCACCTTAGATTCGGTTGCAAAAGATCCAAACGGAACTTTAAATGCGCTAAAAAAATACGATTTAGCTATTATCTCTAAACCTACAGAAGCTTTTTCTGATGAAGAAAAAGAAGTTCTAGATCAGTTTGTGATGAATGGCGGAAAAACAATTTGGCTAATCGACCAAGTTGCAGCCGATATGGACAGTTTATACAATCAAGCGGGCGCAACCTTAGCTTACCCGAGAGATTTGAATTTAAATGATATGTTCTTCAAATACGGAATCAGAATTAATCCTGATTTGGTAAAAGACGAAATCGGAAGTCCGTTGAAACTGGCTACAGGAGAACAAGGAAGCGCAACGCAATATCAAGAATTTAAATGGAAATTTGCTCCAATCGTAATTCCGGCAAGCCAACATCCGATTGTGAAAAATTTAGGCGGAATAAAATTTGATTTTGCCAACCAAATCGACACTTTGAAAAACGGAATCAAAAAAACGGTTTTGCTGCAATCTTCACCATATTCTAAAAAAATTGGCGCACCAACAGAAATCAATTTGAATATCGTTACTGAAAAAACTTCTCCGAAAGATTATTTGAACAAAGGAAATTTGGCAATGGCTGTTTTGTTAGAAGGTTCTTTCCATTCGGCTTTTCAAAATCGTGTATTGCCATTTAAAGAAAGTTCGTTTCTAGCACAAGGAAAACCAAATAAAATGATCGTGATTGCCGATGGAGATTTGGCAAGAAACCAATTAGACAAAAACATGATGCCAGTAGAGCTAGGCTACGATCAACGCACCGGAAATCTATACGACAATAAAGATTTCATGATGAACTGCATCAATTATTTGCTAGACGACACTGGACTTATTAACATTAGAAGCAAAGACGTTGAACTGCCTTTGTTAGATAAGGAAAAAGTTTATGAAAACTATACAGCAACGCAATTCATAACTATCGGACTTCCAATTCTAATTTTATTGGTTTTCGGATTAGTATTTACGTTCCTTAGAAAAAGAAAGTATAGCAAATAG
- a CDS encoding PhoH family protein, which translates to MNERIIELIDIAPKDFWGAQDSHLEIIKKYYPKLKIVARGTTLKAFGEKEVLDEFEKRFQRLMLHFTRYNNIDDNVIERVIMSDGQEEKKAYDHDKILVHGVGGKIIKAMTPNQQLLVDTIKKNDMVFAIGPAGTGKTYTGVAMAVKMLKDKEVKRIILTRPAVEAGENLGFLPGDMKEKLDPYMQPLYDALRDMLPNEKLEDYILKGIIQIAPLAFMRGRTLDNAFVILDEAQNTTHSQMKMFLTRMGKNAKFMITGDPGQVDLPRRTISGLKEAILVLKDIEGIGIIYLDDKDIVRHRLVKKVIDAYKQIENHD; encoded by the coding sequence TTGAACGAAAGAATTATAGAGCTTATAGACATCGCTCCAAAAGACTTTTGGGGCGCGCAGGATTCTCATCTTGAAATAATCAAAAAGTACTACCCAAAGCTTAAAATAGTAGCGCGAGGGACAACTTTGAAAGCCTTTGGCGAGAAAGAAGTTTTAGATGAATTCGAAAAGAGATTTCAGAGGCTGATGCTTCATTTTACCAGATACAACAACATTGACGATAATGTGATTGAGCGTGTAATAATGAGCGATGGTCAGGAGGAGAAAAAAGCTTACGATCATGATAAAATACTAGTTCACGGAGTTGGTGGCAAAATTATCAAAGCCATGACGCCAAACCAGCAATTGCTTGTAGATACCATCAAAAAAAATGATATGGTATTTGCAATTGGGCCAGCTGGAACCGGAAAAACGTACACTGGAGTTGCCATGGCTGTAAAAATGCTAAAAGACAAAGAAGTAAAAAGGATCATATTGACGCGTCCGGCAGTAGAAGCAGGGGAAAACCTTGGATTTTTGCCCGGAGATATGAAAGAAAAACTGGATCCTTATATGCAACCTCTTTACGACGCTTTACGCGATATGTTGCCAAATGAAAAACTAGAAGATTACATCTTGAAAGGAATTATTCAGATTGCGCCTCTGGCATTTATGCGCGGGCGAACACTTGATAATGCCTTTGTAATTCTAGATGAAGCACAAAACACTACGCATTCGCAAATGAAGATGTTTTTGACTCGTATGGGAAAAAACGCCAAATTCATGATTACGGGTGATCCTGGTCAGGTCGATTTGCCAAGAAGAACTATTTCTGGTCTTAAAGAAGCGATTTTGGTTCTGAAAGATATTGAAGGAATCGGAATAATTTATCTGGATGATAAAGATATCGTACGCCACAGATTAGTGAAAAAGGTAATCGACGCTTACAAACAAATAGAAAATCACGACTAA
- a CDS encoding Cof-type HAD-IIB family hydrolase — protein MTKLKNIKVVVSDLDGTLLNPQHRISEYTKSIFQELHNQGYLIVVATGRHHLDALGIIEKLEVPVYLVSSNGARIHGPNKEQLFAFNLDSDVVKNALDVEIDPEITVVLFKENVWQTNKWNEKLKAFQEELKYHPELVDYKELDDFAAIKIFFSCNDHEKLVKLKDAILAKSSEHLHHAFSLPTCLEFMDKSVDKAVAIEQVLEKEGYTLSEAMTFGDGFNDVQMLASAGKGLIMGNAPALLKETLPNLEVIETNAEDGVARYIASKILDKEFVAS, from the coding sequence ATGACAAAACTTAAGAATATAAAAGTTGTAGTAAGTGATCTTGACGGAACTTTACTCAACCCTCAGCATAGAATTTCAGAATATACAAAATCCATTTTTCAGGAACTTCACAATCAAGGCTATCTTATCGTTGTTGCTACAGGCCGCCATCATCTTGACGCCTTGGGCATTATTGAAAAACTAGAAGTTCCAGTTTACTTGGTAAGTTCAAACGGCGCTCGTATTCACGGACCAAATAAAGAACAACTTTTTGCTTTCAATTTAGATAGCGATGTAGTGAAGAATGCTTTAGATGTTGAAATTGATCCAGAAATTACAGTGGTTTTATTCAAAGAAAATGTTTGGCAAACCAACAAATGGAACGAGAAATTAAAGGCTTTTCAAGAAGAATTAAAATATCATCCAGAACTTGTTGATTACAAAGAGTTGGATGATTTTGCGGCGATTAAAATTTTCTTCTCATGCAATGATCATGAGAAATTAGTAAAACTAAAAGATGCTATTTTAGCAAAATCTTCAGAACATTTGCACCATGCATTCAGTTTGCCGACCTGTTTGGAATTCATGGATAAATCTGTAGATAAAGCAGTTGCTATTGAACAAGTTCTTGAAAAAGAAGGTTACACTTTGTCAGAAGCGATGACTTTTGGTGATGGTTTTAATGATGTTCAAATGCTTGCTTCAGCAGGAAAAGGACTGATTATGGGAAATGCGCCAGCGCTATTGAAAGAAACTTTACCCAATTTAGAAGTCATTGAAACAAATGCCGAAGATGGCGTTGCAAGATATATTGCATCAAAAATTCTAGACAAAGAGTTCGTGGCGAGCTAA
- a CDS encoding heme-binding domain-containing protein: protein MKKVVILIAVILVAIQFYRPDKNISENSSHNSIEKQYTVPENVRLLLKTSCYDCHSNNTYYPWYSNIQPVAWWLNKHIVEGKRELNFDEFNSYSPEKKKKKLVETIDEIEKNGMPLRSYTFIHKDAVLTQEQQKEIIDWAKKLKDSIPD, encoded by the coding sequence ATGAAAAAAGTAGTCATTTTGATCGCTGTTATTTTAGTAGCAATTCAGTTTTATCGCCCAGACAAAAACATCTCTGAAAATTCGAGTCATAATTCAATTGAAAAACAATACACAGTTCCAGAAAATGTACGTTTGCTTTTAAAGACAAGTTGTTACGATTGTCATTCAAATAATACATATTATCCTTGGTATAGTAACATCCAGCCGGTTGCATGGTGGTTGAACAAACATATTGTTGAGGGCAAAAGAGAATTAAATTTTGACGAATTCAACAGTTATTCTCCTGAGAAGAAAAAGAAAAAACTCGTCGAAACAATTGATGAAATTGAAAAAAATGGCATGCCTCTTCGTTCCTACACTTTTATTCATAAAGATGCTGTGTTAACTCAAGAGCAACAAAAGGAAATCATTGATTGGGCAAAAAAACTGAAAGATTCGATTCCAGATTAA
- a CDS encoding SAM-dependent chlorinase/fluorinase: MSIITLTTDYGLKDHFVGSLKGKIISELPDAKIIDISHDIDPFNTAEASYVVGASYLSFPKGTVHLIGVDIERNKENQHIAMQWNDHYFICADNGILSMLTQKIVPQKIVEINIHDRFPSEFSDLDIFIQVACHIAKGGLLNVIGKEISSVKEVTELQAIVAADGNSLKGYVIYIDHFGNVVTNISKKQFLEVSRGRPYEIVMKPKSIKTILPNYSAIATSDKYPIKTYEGEKLAIFNEAGFLEIAIFRSNPSKVGSANSLLGLNYRDVITVKFS; encoded by the coding sequence ATGTCAATAATTACCCTTACTACTGATTACGGCTTAAAAGACCACTTTGTGGGTTCGCTGAAGGGTAAAATCATTTCTGAACTGCCAGATGCAAAAATTATTGATATTTCGCATGACATTGATCCATTTAACACTGCCGAAGCGAGTTACGTTGTTGGAGCATCATATTTGAGTTTTCCAAAAGGAACCGTTCACTTGATTGGAGTTGATATTGAGCGCAATAAAGAGAATCAGCATATTGCCATGCAATGGAACGATCATTATTTTATTTGTGCCGATAACGGAATTTTAAGCATGCTTACGCAGAAAATAGTGCCGCAAAAAATTGTCGAAATTAATATCCATGATCGTTTCCCGAGTGAGTTCAGCGATTTGGATATTTTTATACAAGTTGCCTGCCATATTGCAAAAGGCGGTTTGCTGAATGTTATTGGCAAAGAAATTTCATCTGTAAAAGAAGTCACAGAACTTCAGGCGATTGTTGCTGCCGACGGAAATTCTTTAAAAGGATACGTGATTTATATTGATCATTTTGGAAACGTAGTAACCAATATTTCGAAAAAACAATTTTTAGAAGTTTCCCGCGGACGTCCGTATGAAATCGTGATGAAGCCAAAGAGCATCAAAACCATTCTGCCAAATTATTCTGCAATTGCAACTTCTGATAAATATCCGATAAAAACCTATGAAGGCGAAAAATTAGCCATTTTTAATGAGGCTGGTTTCCTTGAAATTGCCATTTTCAGAAGCAATCCTTCAAAAGTAGGTTCTGCAAATAGTTTATTGGGATTGAATTATCGGGATGTGATTACGGTTAAGTTTTCGTAG
- a CDS encoding S9 family peptidase, which produces MIKNSFILAFLLLSITGNSQKLKLEEIMKGESFIGNQPTNGRWSPDGKKVYFEWNPKDELGTSTYFWEKGMAKPQIVEPKEAAFSQMNFISKPGSDVVYYLNKGGLYSYSIKSKTSKKLIQQSSPISNLQLGAEAGVLFFSQNDNIFKYNTKEGTVLQITNFSKGTKKETKPEKETFLTTQQKELFQFIRDKEARKQWNLAKSKAVKSDFAKEYFYGKDRFTSLKVNPNGNFATFRLVEEAETKSEKMEVFITSDGYNQNPETKEKVSVNNFVKTKFGIYSVAKDSVYYVNFSTLSHIQDTPKYFQDYENLKNKPKEDKLIVAQAPVYNENGSLAIVEIRSQDNKDRWLVSLNLDKGTFEEIEHQHDEAWIGGPGIPSYSFASGNIDFLADNETVYFQSEETGYSHLYTYNLKTKKKTQLTKGNWEVRDVTLSKDKKVFYLTTNTTHPGNRNFYKLALTDGVLQPILTKDGANEVVLSPDEKTLLVRYSYKNIPWDFYVGENKKNTTLQQISSSVSEDFKKYQWRTPEVVTFKAQDGTPVNARIYVPSQEVKNNAAIIFVHGAGYLQNAHNFWSNYYREYMFHNMLTDLGYTVLDIDYRGSDGYGRDFRTGIYRFMGGKDLSDHLDGKKLLVEKYGIDANRVGIYGGSYGGFITLMGMLTTPGEFASGAALRSVTDWAHYNHGYTGNILNFPETDPDAYKKSSPIYFADNLKGNLVMLHGMVDDNVEYKDIVRLSQRFIELEKKNWSLASFPVESHGFKETYSWIDEYSRILNLFNSTLLKK; this is translated from the coding sequence ATGATAAAAAACAGTTTTATTCTTGCCTTTTTACTGCTTTCCATTACTGGAAATTCTCAGAAATTAAAATTAGAAGAAATAATGAAAGGAGAATCTTTCATTGGAAATCAACCAACAAATGGACGATGGTCGCCAGATGGAAAAAAGGTTTATTTTGAATGGAATCCAAAAGATGAATTAGGTACAAGCACTTATTTCTGGGAAAAGGGAATGGCAAAACCTCAAATTGTTGAGCCAAAAGAAGCCGCTTTTTCTCAAATGAATTTTATATCAAAACCGGGTTCAGATGTGGTTTATTATCTAAACAAAGGTGGTTTGTACTCGTATTCAATCAAATCTAAAACGAGCAAAAAGTTGATTCAGCAATCATCACCAATATCTAATTTACAATTAGGAGCTGAAGCTGGAGTATTGTTTTTTTCTCAAAATGACAATATTTTTAAATACAATACCAAAGAGGGAACGGTTTTACAGATTACTAATTTTAGTAAAGGAACTAAGAAAGAAACAAAACCAGAAAAAGAGACTTTTTTAACTACGCAACAAAAAGAATTGTTCCAGTTTATTAGAGATAAAGAAGCTAGAAAACAATGGAATCTGGCTAAATCAAAAGCAGTTAAATCTGATTTTGCAAAAGAATATTTCTACGGAAAAGACCGATTCACAAGTTTGAAAGTAAATCCAAATGGAAATTTTGCGACTTTTAGATTAGTGGAAGAAGCGGAAACAAAATCTGAAAAAATGGAAGTATTTATTACTTCTGACGGATACAACCAAAATCCTGAAACGAAAGAAAAAGTTTCGGTAAACAATTTTGTGAAAACAAAATTCGGAATTTATTCTGTTGCGAAAGATTCTGTTTATTATGTGAATTTTTCAACTTTAAGCCATATTCAAGATACTCCAAAGTATTTTCAGGATTATGAAAATTTAAAAAATAAGCCAAAAGAAGATAAACTAATTGTGGCTCAAGCTCCCGTTTATAACGAAAACGGATCTTTGGCAATTGTTGAAATCAGAAGCCAGGACAACAAAGACAGATGGCTGGTGAGCTTAAATTTGGATAAAGGAACTTTTGAAGAAATTGAGCATCAGCATGACGAAGCGTGGATTGGCGGACCTGGAATTCCTTCGTATTCATTTGCATCAGGAAATATTGATTTTTTGGCTGATAATGAAACGGTTTATTTTCAATCTGAAGAGACAGGATATTCACATTTATATACCTATAATTTAAAAACGAAAAAGAAAACGCAATTAACAAAAGGAAATTGGGAAGTTCGTGATGTAACGTTGTCTAAAGATAAAAAAGTGTTTTATTTGACTACAAATACAACACATCCGGGAAACAGAAATTTCTATAAATTAGCTTTGACTGATGGCGTTTTACAGCCAATTTTGACTAAAGATGGCGCAAATGAGGTGGTTTTATCTCCAGATGAAAAAACACTCCTAGTTCGTTATTCTTATAAAAATATTCCTTGGGATTTTTATGTTGGAGAGAACAAAAAGAATACAACTTTGCAACAAATTTCGTCTTCAGTTTCCGAAGATTTCAAGAAATACCAATGGAGAACTCCTGAAGTTGTAACGTTTAAAGCGCAAGACGGAACTCCTGTAAATGCAAGAATTTATGTTCCAAGCCAAGAGGTAAAAAATAATGCTGCAATTATTTTTGTTCACGGTGCTGGATATCTTCAAAATGCGCATAATTTTTGGAGTAACTATTATAGAGAATACATGTTCCATAATATGTTGACTGATTTAGGTTATACAGTTTTAGATATTGATTACAGAGGAAGTGATGGTTACGGACGCGATTTCAGAACTGGAATTTATCGTTTTATGGGCGGAAAAGATTTATCAGATCATTTAGACGGTAAAAAATTATTAGTTGAAAAATACGGAATCGATGCTAATAGAGTAGGTATTTATGGTGGTTCTTATGGAGGTTTCATTACTTTAATGGGAATGTTGACAACTCCAGGTGAATTTGCTTCGGGCGCTGCATTGCGTTCAGTTACAGACTGGGCGCATTACAATCACGGATATACTGGAAACATCTTGAATTTCCCTGAAACCGATCCAGATGCTTACAAAAAAAGTTCGCCAATTTATTTTGCTGATAATTTAAAAGGAAATCTGGTAATGCTTCACGGAATGGTTGATGATAATGTTGAATACAAAGATATTGTACGTTTGTCGCAACGTTTCATCGAATTAGAGAAAAAGAACTGGAGCCTAGCTTCTTTCCCTGTTGAATCACACGGATTTAAGGAAACTTATTCTTGGATTGATGAATATAGCAGAATCTTGAATTTATTTAATTCGACGCTTTTAAAGAAATAA
- the gldF gene encoding gliding motility-associated ABC transporter permease subunit GldF, which yields MKSIILREIKSFFGSPIGYLVIAIFLISNGLFLWVFEGDYNILKSGYADLTPFFTLAPWILIFLIPAVTMRSFSDERKQGTLELLLTKPLSVWEITNGKFFGSFLLIILAIIPTFIYVKVISGLGAPEGNIDMGSTIGSYFGLLFLIASYSAIGIFTSTLSENQIVAFIIAVFLCFFFYFGFEGIASLIPGQSNLIPALGMQEHFKSISRGVIDTRDVIYFLSITVLFLSFTVYQLKSFKA from the coding sequence ATGAAATCAATCATTTTACGAGAAATAAAATCTTTTTTTGGCTCTCCTATTGGCTATTTGGTCATTGCGATTTTCTTAATCAGCAATGGACTATTTTTATGGGTATTTGAAGGAGATTACAATATCTTAAAGTCAGGTTATGCAGATTTGACTCCTTTTTTCACGTTAGCGCCTTGGATTTTAATTTTCTTGATTCCGGCAGTTACCATGAGAAGTTTCTCTGATGAAAGAAAACAAGGAACGCTAGAATTGCTTTTGACAAAACCATTATCGGTTTGGGAAATTACAAATGGAAAATTCTTCGGGTCATTTTTACTGATTATATTAGCAATCATTCCAACATTCATTTATGTAAAAGTAATTTCTGGATTAGGTGCTCCCGAAGGAAATATCGATATGGGAAGCACAATTGGCTCTTATTTTGGGTTATTATTTTTAATCGCTTCTTATTCTGCAATTGGAATCTTCACTTCTACCCTTTCAGAAAATCAAATTGTTGCGTTTATAATTGCGGTATTTCTGTGCTTCTTTTTCTATTTTGGATTTGAAGGAATCGCTTCTTTGATTCCAGGACAATCAAACTTAATTCCAGCTCTTGGAATGCAGGAGCATTTTAAAAGTATAAGCCGTGGCGTTATCGATACGCGCGATGTCATTTATTTCTTGAGCATCACTGTATTGTTCTTGTCTTTTACCGTTTACCAATTAAAATCCTTTAAAGCGTAA
- a CDS encoding antibiotic biosynthesis monooxygenase family protein codes for MFVRIVKMSFHEEKISDFLENFESIKHKIRNAEGNRFLELYQDKNDKCIFFTYSYWETEQDLENYRQSELFDSVWSFTKKLFNAKPEAWSVDKVVSLI; via the coding sequence ATGTTCGTAAGAATAGTAAAAATGAGTTTTCACGAAGAAAAAATTTCCGATTTTCTGGAGAATTTTGAATCTATAAAACACAAAATACGAAATGCAGAAGGAAATCGTTTTTTAGAATTATATCAGGACAAAAACGACAAATGCATATTTTTCACATACAGTTATTGGGAAACCGAACAAGATTTGGAAAATTACAGACAATCTGAGCTTTTTGATTCTGTTTGGAGTTTTACAAAGAAATTATTCAATGCAAAACCAGAAGCTTGGAGTGTTGACAAAGTGGTTTCTTTAATTTAA
- a CDS encoding ankyrin repeat domain-containing protein: protein MKKSVIILGVALVAFANVSMAANHTSLVGNPKIAVSRNFSAPLHVAVSKGDLEVVKKFIAYGANVNEQSEDMTPLMIAARYNKVEIIKVLLENGARPEDKNEQGFTALKYAQLSNATEAIAILKDLK, encoded by the coding sequence ATGAAAAAGTCAGTAATTATTTTAGGAGTAGCTTTAGTAGCTTTTGCCAATGTTTCAATGGCAGCAAACCACACATCATTAGTTGGAAATCCAAAAATTGCGGTTTCTAGAAACTTTTCTGCACCATTGCACGTAGCAGTGAGCAAAGGGGATTTAGAAGTAGTGAAAAAATTTATTGCTTATGGAGCCAATGTAAATGAGCAATCAGAGGATATGACACCTTTGATGATCGCAGCACGATACAATAAAGTTGAGATTATCAAAGTTTTATTAGAAAATGGTGCTCGTCCAGAGGATAAAAATGAGCAAGGTTTTACAGCATTAAAATATGCACAATTATCAAATGCAACTGAAGCAATTGCAATTTTAAAAGATTTAAAATAA
- a CDS encoding phosphoribosylaminoimidazolesuccinocarboxamide synthase has product MSNTITTTNFNFPNQKSVYRGKVREVYNINDELLVMVATDRLSAFDVVLPKGIPYKGQILNQIATKFMELTQDIVPNWLIATPDPNVAVGHLCEPFKVEMVIRGYVSGHAAREYAAGKRQICGVTMAEGLKENDKFPEPIITPTTKADNGSHDEDISREDILSKGIVSEEDYLILEKYTRALFQRGTEIAASRGLILVDTKYEFGKTKDGVIVLIDEIHTPDSSRYFYADGYAERQAKGEEQKQLSKEFVRRWLIENGFQGQEGQQIPDMSDEYIESVSERYIELYENILGEKFVKANIDNIDKRIEKNVLDYLTSK; this is encoded by the coding sequence ATGAGCAATACAATCACAACAACAAATTTTAATTTTCCGAATCAGAAATCAGTTTACCGCGGAAAAGTTAGAGAAGTTTACAATATTAACGACGAGCTTTTAGTAATGGTAGCAACTGACAGACTTTCGGCTTTTGATGTGGTTTTGCCAAAGGGAATTCCGTACAAAGGACAGATTTTGAATCAGATTGCGACAAAATTTATGGAGTTGACTCAAGATATTGTTCCAAACTGGTTGATTGCTACTCCAGATCCAAACGTTGCTGTTGGTCATTTATGTGAGCCTTTTAAAGTTGAAATGGTTATCCGTGGTTATGTTTCAGGACATGCTGCACGTGAATATGCAGCTGGAAAAAGACAAATTTGCGGTGTTACAATGGCTGAAGGTTTAAAGGAAAACGATAAATTTCCTGAACCAATTATTACGCCAACTACAAAAGCAGATAATGGTTCTCATGATGAAGATATTTCTCGTGAAGACATTTTGTCAAAAGGAATTGTTTCAGAAGAGGATTATTTGATTTTAGAAAAATACACTCGTGCTTTATTTCAAAGAGGAACCGAAATTGCAGCATCTCGTGGCTTGATTTTAGTAGACACAAAATACGAATTCGGGAAAACGAAAGACGGTGTTATTGTTTTGATTGACGAAATTCATACTCCAGATTCATCTCGTTATTTTTATGCTGACGGATATGCTGAAAGACAAGCAAAAGGTGAGGAGCAAAAACAATTATCAAAAGAATTTGTACGCCGTTGGTTGATCGAAAATGGTTTTCAAGGTCAAGAAGGACAACAAATTCCAGATATGTCTGATGAATACATTGAGTCTGTTTCTGAAAGATATATTGAATTGTACGAGAATATTTTAGGAGAAAAATTCGTAAAAGCGAATATTGACAATATTGACAAACGTATTGAAAAAAACGTATTAGATTACTTGACATCTAAATAG
- a CDS encoding SRPBCC family protein, giving the protein MKIIKKILLVIVIIVAIILIAAFFMPKNYAVEREITINKPVDSVFKYVRSLKNQNEFSVWANMDPKMKSTFTGTDGQVGSISAWESEVENVGSGEQEITKITEGERIDFALRFKEPMNDTAEGFMSTETAPGNQTKVKWGINGAMPYPWNVMLPFMKMDEMIGNDLQKGLENLKTKMEK; this is encoded by the coding sequence ATGAAAATCATCAAAAAAATTTTACTCGTAATTGTTATAATTGTTGCTATTATACTTATAGCTGCCTTTTTTATGCCTAAAAATTATGCTGTAGAAAGAGAAATAACAATCAACAAACCTGTTGATTCAGTATTTAAATATGTACGATCATTAAAAAATCAAAATGAATTTAGCGTTTGGGCGAATATGGATCCAAAAATGAAATCGACTTTTACAGGTACAGATGGACAAGTTGGATCGATTTCGGCTTGGGAAAGCGAAGTTGAAAATGTTGGATCAGGCGAGCAAGAAATCACTAAGATAACCGAAGGAGAACGAATTGACTTTGCTCTGCGTTTTAAAGAACCTATGAATGATACCGCAGAAGGTTTTATGTCAACAGAAACTGCTCCCGGAAATCAGACAAAAGTAAAATGGGGAATCAATGGTGCTATGCCTTATCCTTGGAATGTCATGCTCCCTTTTATGAAAATGGATGAAATGATTGGCAATGATCTGCAGAAGGGTTTAGAGAATTTGAAAACAAAAATGGAAAAATAG